The Arthrobacter russicus genome has a segment encoding these proteins:
- a CDS encoding low temperature requirement protein A has product MPNATPALAGNLSRILPRMMRRDPHEPHRAATPLELFFDLVFVVAVAAAGKALFSFEGEGNFGVGLLGFAMSFIAIWWAWMNFTWFANSYGTDDWYYRVLTVVQMAGALVFAAGVPGIANPDNPDFTLGVLGYVLMRIAMIAQWLRAAYSDPEGRKTALAYALGIAVVQVYWVCYLFLIPNELKLGMFWLGMILEISVPVIAERFKTTPWHRHHITERYGLFTIIVLGESVLASTNAVVEAAAEAQKAPELLDNLILVASTGFVIVACLWWIYFALPQHELITNLRTGLFWGYGRYFVFGAAAAVSAGIEVALAVETHKATLESAAAAAALCIPVAVFVFFVWLLIVRPQCTTATNLVMPGAAVLIALSVFAPYSLQITAGILVLLVVLLTVHTVPKRTKHLV; this is encoded by the coding sequence ATGCCGAACGCCACACCTGCTCTCGCCGGTAATCTGAGCCGGATCCTGCCGCGCATGATGCGCCGCGATCCGCATGAACCGCACCGCGCGGCAACGCCGCTCGAGCTCTTCTTCGACCTGGTCTTCGTGGTCGCCGTCGCTGCTGCCGGCAAGGCCCTGTTCAGCTTTGAGGGCGAAGGCAACTTCGGCGTCGGGTTGCTCGGCTTCGCAATGTCCTTCATCGCAATTTGGTGGGCCTGGATGAACTTCACCTGGTTCGCCAATTCCTACGGCACCGACGACTGGTATTACCGGGTGCTGACCGTGGTCCAGATGGCCGGCGCACTCGTCTTCGCGGCAGGTGTGCCGGGCATCGCCAATCCGGACAATCCGGATTTCACGCTCGGCGTGCTCGGCTATGTGCTGATGCGCATCGCGATGATCGCGCAATGGCTTCGCGCCGCGTACAGCGATCCGGAAGGCCGGAAAACCGCACTCGCCTACGCGCTCGGCATCGCCGTGGTGCAGGTTTACTGGGTCTGCTACCTGTTCCTCATTCCGAACGAACTCAAGCTCGGCATGTTCTGGCTGGGCATGATTCTGGAAATCAGCGTCCCGGTGATCGCGGAACGGTTCAAAACCACCCCGTGGCACCGGCACCACATCACCGAACGTTACGGCCTGTTCACCATCATCGTGCTCGGCGAATCAGTCCTCGCCTCGACCAACGCCGTCGTCGAGGCGGCCGCCGAAGCCCAGAAAGCACCGGAGCTGCTGGACAACCTGATCCTGGTTGCGAGCACCGGCTTCGTGATCGTCGCCTGCTTGTGGTGGATCTACTTCGCGCTGCCGCAGCACGAGTTGATCACCAATCTGCGCACCGGGCTGTTCTGGGGTTACGGGCGCTACTTCGTCTTCGGCGCGGCGGCTGCGGTGTCCGCGGGCATCGAAGTGGCGCTGGCCGTGGAGACCCATAAAGCCACGCTTGAATCCGCGGCGGCAGCCGCTGCACTGTGCATTCCCGTTGCGGTCTTCGTGTTCTTCGTCTGGCTGCTGATCGTCCGGCCGCAATGCACCACGGCCACCAACCTGGTGATGCCCGGCGCAGCGGTGTTGATCGCGCTCAGCGTCTTCGCGCCTTACTCGCTGCAAATCACCGCCGGGATCCTGGTGCTACTGGTGGTCTTGCTCACCGTGCACACGGTACCGAAGCGGACCAAACACCTGGTCTGA
- a CDS encoding DUF3151 domain-containing protein, which yields MSDEFRTNLLGPDATLLPEETELLARVAAGDEAEDLAAGFPASSLPWAILADEAFAEGRTIESYAYARTGYHRGLDALRRNGWRGVGPVPWSHEPNRGFLRALYALGRAARAIGESGEAERITVFLNDSDPKALAALEA from the coding sequence ATGTCGGACGAATTCCGGACCAACCTGCTCGGCCCGGACGCGACCCTGCTTCCGGAGGAGACCGAGCTGCTCGCCCGGGTTGCCGCCGGAGACGAGGCCGAGGACCTGGCCGCCGGCTTCCCGGCGTCGTCCTTGCCCTGGGCGATCCTCGCAGACGAAGCTTTTGCCGAGGGCCGCACCATCGAGTCCTACGCCTACGCCCGGACCGGCTACCACCGCGGCCTCGATGCGTTGCGGCGCAACGGCTGGCGCGGAGTTGGACCGGTGCCCTGGTCGCACGAGCCGAACCGCGGGTTCCTGCGCGCGCTCTATGCGTTGGGCCGGGCCGCCCGGGCGATCGGCGAAAGCGGAGAGGCCGAGCGGATCACGGTTTTCTTGAACGATTCCGATCCGAAGGCGCTGGCCGCACTCGAAGCCTAG
- the fbaA gene encoding class II fructose-bisphosphate aldolase, with protein MPIATPDQYAEMIDRAKAGGFAYPAVNVTSSQTLNAALQGFADAGSDGIVQVSTGGGAYWSGASVKDMVVGSLAFAAFAREVAKNYPVNIALHTDHCPKDKLDGFVLPLLAESEAAVKAGKDPIFNSHMWDGSAETLEENLRIGRELLARTSAAKMILEVEIGAVGGEEDGVDNEINDKLYSTVADGLATVEALGSGENGRYITALTFGNVHGVYKPGNVKLRPEILKEIQEQVGAKLGKANPFDLVFHGGSGSSPQEIADAVSYGVIKMNIDTDTQYAYTRPVANHMFKNYDGVLKVDGEVGNKKLYDPRVWGASAEAGLAARVVLAAQELGSAGKTF; from the coding sequence ATGCCCATCGCAACGCCTGATCAGTATGCCGAGATGATCGACCGCGCCAAAGCTGGCGGATTCGCCTACCCCGCGGTGAACGTGACCTCGTCCCAGACCCTCAACGCTGCGCTGCAGGGCTTTGCCGACGCCGGCTCGGACGGCATCGTCCAGGTCTCCACCGGAGGCGGCGCTTATTGGTCCGGCGCTTCGGTGAAGGACATGGTCGTGGGGTCGCTGGCTTTTGCCGCGTTCGCCCGGGAAGTCGCGAAGAACTACCCGGTGAACATCGCGCTGCACACCGACCACTGCCCCAAGGACAAACTGGACGGCTTCGTGCTCCCGCTGCTCGCCGAATCCGAAGCCGCGGTGAAGGCCGGAAAAGACCCGATCTTCAATTCGCACATGTGGGACGGATCGGCGGAAACGCTGGAGGAAAACCTGCGCATCGGACGTGAACTGCTGGCCCGCACCTCCGCGGCCAAGATGATCCTCGAGGTAGAGATCGGCGCGGTCGGCGGCGAAGAAGACGGCGTCGACAATGAAATCAATGACAAGCTGTACTCCACGGTCGCCGATGGCCTGGCCACGGTGGAAGCCTTGGGTTCCGGGGAGAACGGCCGTTACATCACGGCGTTGACCTTCGGCAACGTGCACGGCGTGTACAAGCCCGGCAATGTGAAACTCCGCCCGGAGATCCTCAAGGAGATCCAGGAGCAGGTCGGTGCCAAGCTCGGCAAGGCCAACCCCTTCGACCTGGTCTTCCACGGCGGTTCCGGCTCTTCACCGCAGGAGATCGCGGATGCGGTCTCCTACGGCGTGATCAAGATGAACATCGACACCGATACCCAGTACGCCTACACCCGGCCGGTGGCGAACCACATGTTCAAGAACTACGACGGCGTGCTCAAGGTCGACGGCGAGGTCGGCAACAAAAAGCTCTACGATCCCCGTGTCTGGGGTGCTTCGGCCGAAGCCGGCCTGGCTGCCCGCGTGGTCCTGGCCGCCCAGGAGCTCGGCTCCGCCGGGAAGACGTTCTGA
- a CDS encoding S53 family peptidase codes for MNSRWLQKAVAIGATTACVLALGSTAAIASPVSIDNSFPDAVPSWANTANDQGITADDTTVEGEIYLPLRDKAGAEALATAVSTPGNPGFKKWLTPDAWIKRFAPSQQDSDKVVGQLKAQGFSITAVPQSRLYVVFRGTATQMSAAFNTTLHNYNFKGSTLVGPSSVPRVAPAIAPLVQGLSIDQGRLNTKPTNRTAGDFEESDPSAGIGTDQARPKPKPSAECSNYYNEHQDSLPEAYGKTAFSTFGCGYTPSQVRSAYGLPNDPAGKKLFGGAGQTVAIIDAYASPSMLADINRYSKDNGLPAMDSKSYREIVPTPAEFSDQANCQFPSGWQGEQSLDVDSVHATAPQANILYVGGFNCGGGLDVAMSKILDGKLANIVSNSYGNVGEALPQDVIDGTVNIHLQAAGEGIGLYFSSGDNGDQAAKLGYPSPDFPASSPWVTSVGGTSLEVDRAGNYLFETGWGNRLDKVISNPDGSTAYESPAPGQRQGGGAGGGVSAVFDQPAYQKGVVPDSLAKGHRVSPDIASLADPYTGMLIGLSPIVDDETLQTGDYLTESIGGTSLATPLAAGQAAVAQQISGNVFGFANPALYKLSKLVPSVFTDVQPPKTPVALAYTSAASGNKYLNTLDQDTSLKTAKGYDDVTGLGSVNFKLALFAGLVSR; via the coding sequence ATGAATTCTCGATGGCTGCAAAAAGCAGTAGCCATCGGAGCCACGACGGCGTGTGTCCTGGCTTTGGGTTCGACGGCGGCGATCGCTTCGCCGGTTTCCATCGACAACTCCTTCCCCGACGCGGTGCCCAGCTGGGCCAATACCGCCAACGATCAGGGGATCACGGCAGACGACACCACGGTGGAAGGTGAAATCTACCTGCCGCTGCGGGACAAAGCAGGGGCCGAAGCCTTGGCCACTGCGGTTTCCACCCCGGGCAACCCCGGCTTCAAAAAGTGGCTGACCCCGGATGCCTGGATCAAGCGCTTCGCCCCGAGCCAGCAGGATTCCGACAAAGTCGTCGGTCAGCTCAAGGCGCAGGGGTTCAGCATCACCGCGGTCCCGCAGAGCCGGCTCTATGTAGTGTTCCGCGGCACGGCGACCCAGATGTCGGCCGCGTTCAACACCACGCTGCACAATTACAACTTCAAGGGCAGCACGCTGGTCGGGCCGAGCTCGGTGCCCCGGGTGGCGCCGGCCATCGCGCCGCTGGTGCAGGGTCTGAGCATCGACCAAGGCCGGTTGAACACCAAGCCGACCAACCGCACGGCGGGCGATTTCGAGGAATCCGATCCGTCGGCCGGAATCGGCACCGATCAGGCCAGGCCCAAGCCGAAGCCGTCTGCGGAGTGCTCGAACTATTACAACGAGCATCAAGACAGCTTGCCCGAGGCGTACGGCAAGACCGCTTTCAGCACCTTCGGCTGCGGCTATACGCCCAGCCAGGTGCGCAGTGCTTACGGGTTGCCCAACGATCCGGCCGGTAAAAAGCTCTTCGGCGGCGCCGGTCAAACCGTGGCGATCATCGATGCCTACGCCTCGCCGAGCATGCTGGCGGACATCAACCGGTACTCCAAGGACAACGGATTGCCGGCGATGGACAGCAAGAGCTACCGGGAGATCGTGCCGACCCCGGCGGAGTTCAGCGACCAGGCCAATTGCCAGTTCCCCAGCGGCTGGCAGGGCGAGCAGTCGCTCGACGTCGACTCGGTGCACGCGACCGCTCCGCAGGCCAACATCCTCTATGTGGGCGGCTTCAACTGCGGTGGCGGACTGGACGTTGCGATGTCCAAGATTTTGGACGGCAAGTTGGCCAACATCGTTTCGAACAGCTACGGCAACGTCGGTGAGGCGTTGCCCCAAGACGTCATCGACGGCACGGTCAACATCCACTTGCAGGCTGCCGGAGAGGGTATCGGCCTGTATTTCTCCAGCGGGGACAACGGCGATCAGGCGGCCAAGCTGGGCTACCCCTCGCCCGATTTCCCGGCCAGCTCGCCGTGGGTCACCTCGGTCGGCGGCACGTCGTTGGAGGTCGACCGCGCCGGCAATTACCTTTTCGAAACCGGTTGGGGGAATCGGCTGGACAAAGTGATCAGCAACCCGGACGGCAGCACGGCATACGAGAGCCCCGCGCCCGGCCAGCGGCAGGGCGGCGGAGCCGGCGGCGGGGTGAGCGCGGTCTTCGACCAGCCCGCATACCAGAAGGGCGTCGTGCCCGACTCACTGGCCAAAGGGCACCGGGTTTCCCCGGACATCGCCTCGCTGGCCGATCCGTACACCGGCATGCTGATCGGGCTGAGCCCGATCGTCGATGACGAGACCCTGCAGACCGGCGACTACCTGACCGAGTCGATCGGCGGCACCTCGTTGGCCACCCCGCTGGCTGCCGGTCAGGCTGCGGTCGCACAGCAGATCAGCGGCAATGTCTTCGGGTTCGCGAACCCCGCGCTGTACAAGCTGAGCAAACTCGTGCCCTCGGTGTTCACCGATGTGCAGCCGCCGAAAACCCCGGTGGCGCTGGCGTATACGAGTGCGGCTTCCGGCAACAAATACCTGAACACGCTCGACCAGGACACCTCGCTCAAGACCGCCAAGGGCTACGACGATGTGACTGGCTTGGGCAGCGTGAACTTCAAGTTGGCGTTGTTCGCCGGGCTGGTCAGCCGCTGA
- a CDS encoding lipase family protein, whose protein sequence is MRQSSTAIRRIATAGMVALALTGSLVLGTANAQAASPATEAAPADFYQAPTSFPANNGDLIRQQPSSFFVDPLKLISSGANVTRVMYKSTNNQGKPIGVTGTVLMPQGSWIGFGPRPLVTVAPGTQGQGDSCAPSKLLAMGQEYEGLLIKGLLARGYAVAITDYEGLGTDGMHTYLARESQGHAVLDMARAALNLNIPGLTANTRVGIVGYSQGGGAAASAAELASAYAPELKLIGTYAGAVPADLQAVASNIDGGLYTGFLLYAVNGLAAAEGFNVADYANAKGQATLAKTAQECLFTTLPSAAFLNTGTLTNSGKKLSQLTTSGPLKTVLDKQKLGVVGKPSAPVMVGQSLFDDVIPAQQAREFAKRWCAKGSTVEWTNTLVPTHVGGYAALLPNLFGFLEGRVAGLPATNNCWAV, encoded by the coding sequence ATGCGCCAATCCAGTACCGCAATACGCAGAATCGCCACTGCCGGAATGGTCGCGCTCGCGCTGACCGGGTCCTTGGTGCTCGGCACCGCGAACGCCCAGGCAGCCAGCCCCGCTACAGAAGCTGCGCCGGCGGACTTCTATCAAGCGCCCACCAGTTTTCCGGCCAACAACGGCGACTTGATCCGGCAGCAGCCCTCGAGTTTCTTCGTCGATCCGCTCAAGTTGATTTCTTCCGGGGCCAATGTCACCCGGGTGATGTACAAGAGCACCAACAACCAGGGCAAGCCGATCGGCGTCACCGGGACGGTCTTGATGCCGCAAGGCAGTTGGATCGGCTTCGGCCCGCGTCCGCTGGTCACGGTGGCCCCTGGAACCCAGGGCCAGGGCGACAGCTGTGCGCCCAGCAAATTGCTCGCGATGGGACAGGAATACGAAGGCCTGCTGATCAAAGGCCTGCTCGCCCGCGGCTATGCGGTGGCGATCACCGACTACGAAGGCCTCGGGACCGACGGCATGCACACCTATCTGGCCCGGGAATCCCAGGGGCACGCGGTGCTGGACATGGCCAGGGCTGCGCTCAACCTGAATATCCCTGGGCTGACCGCGAACACCCGGGTGGGCATTGTGGGCTATTCGCAGGGCGGCGGCGCGGCGGCTTCCGCGGCCGAGCTGGCCTCGGCCTATGCGCCGGAGCTGAAGCTGATCGGCACCTATGCCGGTGCGGTCCCGGCGGACCTGCAGGCGGTGGCCAGCAACATCGACGGCGGTCTTTACACCGGGTTCCTGCTCTATGCGGTCAATGGCCTGGCTGCTGCAGAAGGATTCAATGTCGCCGATTATGCCAACGCCAAAGGCCAGGCAACGCTGGCCAAGACGGCGCAGGAATGCCTCTTCACCACGCTTCCCTCGGCGGCGTTCCTGAATACCGGAACCCTGACGAATTCCGGCAAGAAACTCTCCCAGCTGACGACTTCAGGTCCGCTCAAGACGGTTCTCGACAAACAGAAACTCGGCGTGGTCGGCAAGCCGAGCGCTCCGGTGATGGTCGGCCAGAGCCTGTTCGACGACGTCATCCCGGCCCAGCAGGCGCGCGAGTTCGCCAAGCGCTGGTGTGCCAAAGGCAGCACTGTGGAATGGACGAATACCTTGGTACCCACCCACGTGGGCGGATATGCCGCATTGCTGCCGAACCTGTTCGGCTTCCTCGAAGGCCGGGTCGCCGGACTGCCGGCGACGAACAACTGTTGGGCAGTCTGA
- a CDS encoding TrmH family RNA methyltransferase → MADPSSGSEEPVGPVDPVGLGPWSGEWPVGEHWDPELLAEGDRRNVVDEFRYWKHDAIVAELDARRHEFHVAIENWQHDLNIGSVVRCANAFLAKEVHIIGRRRWNRRGAMVTDKYQHVRHHPTVEDFVAWAEAEGIAVIGIDNFPDSVPLETYDLPRKCVLVFGQEGPGLTDAVHEKAEATLSIAQFGSTRSINASAAAAIAMHAWIRRHVFHQSV, encoded by the coding sequence ATTGCCGATCCGTCGAGTGGATCCGAAGAGCCGGTCGGGCCGGTGGACCCGGTGGGGTTGGGCCCTTGGTCGGGCGAATGGCCGGTCGGCGAGCATTGGGATCCGGAATTGCTGGCCGAGGGCGACCGCCGGAATGTGGTCGATGAATTCCGCTACTGGAAACACGATGCGATCGTCGCCGAGCTGGATGCGCGCCGGCACGAGTTCCATGTGGCGATCGAAAACTGGCAGCACGACTTGAACATCGGCTCCGTGGTGCGTTGCGCGAATGCCTTTTTGGCCAAAGAGGTGCACATCATCGGCCGACGCCGTTGGAACCGGCGAGGCGCCATGGTCACCGACAAGTATCAGCACGTCCGGCACCACCCGACGGTCGAAGACTTCGTGGCCTGGGCCGAAGCGGAAGGCATCGCGGTGATCGGGATCGACAACTTCCCGGATTCGGTGCCGCTGGAGACCTATGACCTGCCGCGCAAATGCGTTCTGGTCTTCGGCCAGGAGGGGCCGGGCTTGACCGATGCGGTGCATGAGAAAGCCGAGGCGACGCTCTCCATCGCGCAGTTCGGCTCCACCCGGTCGATCAACGCCTCGGCTGCTGCCGCGATCGCCATGCACGCCTGGATCCGCCGGCACGTGTTCCACCAGTCGGTCTAG
- a CDS encoding lipase family protein, protein MKTRHTIGGLAALSALAASLLIPLGAANAAEDFYAIPATLPAQNGTIVKQEASSFYLEPLKLTPAQAQVQRIMYKSTDSQGQPIAATGTVLMPKTPWLKLQDPLRPWLGVSERPLVAFNPGTKGNGDQCAPSKRLATGEDYEGAIVKGLLAAGYAVTIPDYQGVGTAPKSTYMARVATGNAVLDAVRAAQRSGLAGLPGNGPVLLSGYSQGGEATAAASELAASYAPELKIIGAYAGAVPANLLEVAKFLEGGLYQAFLLSAVSGIATAENIDLTKYANAAGLAAIAQNDGLCTVESIAPSAFQDTAKYTLSGQKLSVLAQTDPTIRAALEKQLIGKAAPTKFPVLVAQSLLDDVIEPTQTKAMAQQWCQGGATVQFENSVVPTHVGAAAGFLPTMFGFLAARVNGSPAVNNCAAL, encoded by the coding sequence ATGAAGACCAGGCACACCATCGGCGGGCTTGCGGCGTTGTCCGCGCTCGCTGCGAGTTTGCTCATTCCGTTGGGCGCCGCGAATGCGGCCGAAGACTTCTACGCGATTCCGGCGACGTTGCCGGCGCAAAACGGCACGATCGTCAAGCAGGAGGCTTCCAGCTTCTATCTGGAGCCGCTCAAGCTCACACCGGCTCAAGCGCAGGTGCAGCGGATCATGTACAAAAGCACCGACTCCCAAGGGCAACCGATCGCCGCCACCGGTACGGTGTTGATGCCGAAGACCCCGTGGCTGAAACTGCAGGATCCACTGCGGCCCTGGCTGGGCGTGAGCGAGCGCCCGTTGGTGGCCTTCAACCCGGGGACCAAGGGCAACGGCGACCAATGCGCGCCGTCCAAGCGCTTGGCAACCGGCGAAGATTACGAAGGGGCGATCGTCAAAGGCCTCCTGGCGGCTGGATACGCGGTCACGATTCCCGACTACCAAGGGGTGGGGACCGCGCCGAAGTCCACCTACATGGCCCGGGTCGCCACCGGAAACGCCGTACTCGATGCCGTCCGGGCGGCGCAGCGTTCCGGGCTGGCCGGCCTGCCCGGCAATGGGCCGGTTTTGTTGTCCGGGTACTCGCAGGGCGGTGAAGCGACTGCTGCAGCGTCCGAATTGGCCGCAAGCTACGCCCCGGAACTGAAGATCATCGGCGCATACGCCGGCGCGGTTCCGGCCAATCTGCTGGAAGTGGCGAAATTCCTTGAGGGCGGCCTCTACCAGGCCTTCCTGCTCAGTGCGGTCTCCGGGATCGCAACCGCGGAAAACATCGATCTGACCAAGTACGCCAACGCCGCCGGCTTGGCTGCGATCGCCCAGAACGACGGGCTCTGCACCGTGGAGTCGATCGCGCCGAGCGCCTTCCAGGACACCGCCAAGTACACGCTGTCGGGCCAGAAGCTCAGTGTGCTGGCGCAAACCGATCCGACGATCCGGGCCGCATTGGAAAAGCAGCTGATCGGCAAGGCCGCGCCGACCAAGTTCCCGGTCCTGGTTGCGCAGAGTCTCTTGGATGATGTGATCGAGCCGACGCAGACCAAAGCGATGGCGCAGCAGTGGTGCCAAGGCGGCGCGACGGTGCAGTTCGAGAATTCGGTGGTCCCGACGCACGTCGGGGCCGCAGCCGGATTCCTGCCGACGATGTTCGGTTTTCTGGCTGCGCGGGTGAACGGTTCGCCCGCAGTCAACAACTGCGCGGCGCTGTAA
- a CDS encoding HAD-IIA family hydrolase, with amino-acid sequence MAHDEPRNAADIECWLTDMDGVLVHENQAVPGAAELIQRWVDTSKRFLVLTNNSIYTPRDLAARLKASGLEVPEENLWTSALATAEFLKSQMPGGRAFVIGEAGLTTALHEAGFILTDQNPDYVVLGETRTYSFEAITQAIRLIADGARFIATNPDATGPSKEGPLPATGAIAALITKATNREPYIVGKPNPMMFRSAMNQIEAHSETTAMIGDRMDTDIIAGMEAGLHTVLVMTGITQPGDVEAYPFRPDQTLDSVADLIPLV; translated from the coding sequence ATGGCACATGACGAACCGCGCAACGCCGCAGACATCGAATGTTGGCTCACCGATATGGACGGCGTGCTGGTGCACGAAAACCAGGCCGTCCCCGGCGCCGCCGAACTGATCCAACGCTGGGTGGACACTTCCAAGCGGTTCTTGGTGCTGACCAACAACTCGATCTACACGCCCCGGGACCTCGCCGCCCGGTTGAAGGCTTCCGGATTGGAGGTCCCGGAGGAAAACCTCTGGACTTCGGCGCTGGCGACCGCCGAGTTCCTGAAATCGCAAATGCCGGGCGGCCGGGCTTTCGTGATCGGCGAGGCCGGATTGACCACGGCGCTGCACGAAGCCGGCTTCATCCTCACCGACCAGAATCCCGACTACGTGGTGTTGGGCGAAACCCGGACGTACTCGTTCGAAGCAATCACCCAGGCGATCCGTCTGATCGCCGACGGCGCGCGGTTCATCGCGACCAACCCGGATGCCACCGGGCCGTCGAAGGAAGGCCCCTTGCCGGCCACCGGCGCGATCGCAGCCTTGATCACGAAGGCGACCAATCGCGAGCCCTACATCGTGGGGAAACCGAATCCGATGATGTTCCGTTCCGCGATGAACCAGATCGAAGCCCATTCGGAAACCACTGCGATGATCGGCGACCGGATGGACACCGACATCATCGCGGGCATGGAAGCCGGGCTGCACACCGTGCTGGTGATGACCGGAATCACCCAGCCCGGTGATGTGGAAGCCTACCCGTTCCGTCCGGACCAGACCTTGGATTCGGTTGCGGATCTGATCCCGCTGGTTTAG
- a CDS encoding beta-N-acetylhexosaminidase: MAVDPSRRKVLTSLATGSAALLLASALPAGQASAAVPQVAGVLPAIIPWPKSFVVGLGGTFQLKSTTQIVVGAQFRPVGEYLAARLAPATGWQLAVVNAAGSQSGPVIEFGLDQSLAAEDYRLSVSSLRVMVSAAGPEGAFRAVQTLRQLLPARIESRQQVTAEWNISAAEIVDGPRFGYRAVMLDPARRFVPLADVKRVIDQMALYKLNVLHLHLSDDQGWRTVIDAYPELTKTGASTQSGFAPGTVDPVAGSGPWFYTKQEYADLVAYAGSRFVEIVPEIDGPGHTSAALASIPEINDDGKAIPPYSGFDVGISLVGLQNQQRRDEVRKFLVSVLNDVAAQNPGRYLHIGGDESPKATAEQYTAYTAMANEVATAAGKKVIAWHEWIKGAPLPAGAVMQYWGTAPGSADAAMARQAVDAGHQLVLSPANRSYLDMKYDNQTAYGRSWAGLINLRTAWNWEPTTVLGGAPIAESAVLGVEASLWSDSANQFGDKPFGPTRVYAPARTYTDFMLFPRLPAVAELGWSPSVDRSTQPSYQELVRRVLEHSKRWEAMGIGYNKAADIPWSSR; this comes from the coding sequence ATGGCGGTTGATCCATCACGGCGAAAAGTGCTGACCAGTTTGGCTACCGGATCGGCTGCGCTGCTGCTGGCTTCGGCGCTGCCGGCAGGCCAGGCCTCTGCTGCGGTACCGCAGGTCGCCGGGGTGTTGCCGGCGATCATCCCGTGGCCGAAGAGCTTCGTCGTCGGCCTCGGTGGGACATTCCAACTGAAATCGACGACGCAAATCGTGGTCGGTGCGCAGTTCCGTCCGGTTGGCGAGTATTTGGCGGCCCGGCTCGCTCCGGCTACCGGTTGGCAGCTGGCGGTTGTCAATGCCGCGGGAAGCCAGTCCGGTCCGGTGATCGAGTTCGGACTGGACCAGAGCTTGGCGGCAGAAGACTACCGGCTTTCGGTCTCCAGCCTCCGAGTCATGGTTTCCGCGGCCGGACCGGAAGGCGCGTTCCGCGCCGTGCAGACTCTGCGGCAACTCCTGCCGGCCCGCATCGAGTCGCGGCAGCAGGTGACGGCGGAATGGAACATTTCGGCGGCTGAGATCGTGGACGGACCTCGATTCGGCTACCGCGCGGTAATGCTCGATCCGGCCCGCCGCTTCGTGCCGCTGGCCGATGTCAAGCGGGTCATCGACCAAATGGCGTTGTACAAGCTGAACGTGCTGCACCTGCACCTCAGTGATGACCAAGGTTGGCGGACCGTGATCGACGCATACCCGGAGCTGACCAAAACCGGGGCGAGCACGCAAAGCGGCTTCGCCCCCGGCACCGTCGATCCGGTGGCCGGCTCAGGGCCGTGGTTCTACACCAAACAGGAATATGCCGACCTGGTGGCCTATGCCGGCAGCCGGTTCGTCGAGATCGTGCCGGAAATCGACGGCCCCGGCCACACGTCTGCCGCGCTGGCCTCGATTCCGGAGATCAACGACGACGGGAAAGCGATTCCGCCCTACTCCGGGTTCGACGTCGGAATCTCCCTGGTCGGCTTGCAGAACCAGCAGCGCCGGGACGAAGTCCGGAAGTTCCTGGTCTCGGTGCTCAACGACGTGGCGGCGCAAAACCCCGGGCGGTATCTGCACATTGGCGGAGACGAGTCGCCGAAAGCCACTGCGGAGCAGTACACGGCCTATACCGCGATGGCCAATGAGGTGGCGACGGCCGCGGGCAAGAAGGTGATTGCCTGGCACGAATGGATCAAGGGTGCGCCCTTGCCTGCCGGAGCGGTGATGCAATATTGGGGGACTGCCCCCGGTTCGGCCGATGCCGCGATGGCTCGGCAAGCCGTCGACGCGGGCCACCAGTTGGTCTTGTCGCCGGCGAATCGCTCATATCTGGACATGAAATACGACAATCAGACCGCCTACGGCCGCAGCTGGGCCGGTCTGATCAACCTGCGTACCGCGTGGAACTGGGAACCCACCACGGTGCTGGGTGGAGCGCCGATCGCCGAATCCGCAGTGCTCGGCGTCGAAGCCTCATTGTGGAGCGACAGTGCCAACCAGTTCGGTGACAAGCCGTTCGGCCCCACCCGGGTTTACGCTCCAGCCCGGACCTACACCGATTTCATGCTCTTCCCGAGACTTCCTGCAGTGGCCGAACTGGGCTGGAGCCCCAGCGTGGATCGGAGCACCCAACCCAGTTATCAGGAGTTGGTGCGCCGGGTCCTGGAGCATTCCAAACGCTGGGAAGCAATGGGGATCGGCTACAACAAGGCTGCCGACATTCCCTGGAGCTCGCGCTAA